The nucleotide sequence GCGGACGCGGCGGTCTGGATCAGGCTCTGGGATGCGGCGTTGACGGCCCTGGTCTGGGCGACCTGGCGGGCCCAGCCCCACTGCGCGCTCGGGAACGGATCGTTCGCGTGGCCGCAGCCGGCGCAGACGCGGATCTCGTCGGTGTTGCGCAGGTCGGCGAACTCCGCCGATCCCAGCGCGGTGGAGAACTGGTGGACGGGGTCGTCCGGGCCGCCGTGGCGCTCGGCGTCGTAGCCGGGCAGGCCGTGCGGGGTGGCGTCGTATTCGTGGCGGATCAGCTCGGCCTTGCACTTCTTGCAGCGGGCGATCATCGCCTCGGTCTGGCCGCCCTCGACCGACTGGTGCTGGGTGACCACGATGACGGCGAACGCCTCGGGGTCCTTCTCGTCGCGCAGGAAGGAGTTCACGCCGTGTAGGTTCTGGGTCGCCATGATCTGCCCGGTGGCCAGCAGCGACTTGTGCGAGCCGTAGACGGCCACGACCTCGTTGACGGTGTTCCAGTGGAAGAAGTGCCCGTACGCGTTCTCGGGGCCGCCGATGAGGACGTTGCCGCAGGGGATGATCGCTCCGGCGTGGTCGTAGGGGAACAGCGGCATCAGTTGCGCGGCGGCCTTGGCCATGCGCTCGTACACGCTGACCTTGAGAGGTTCGAGGTCGGGGTCGGGCGGCGGGATGTGCCGCGTATCCTCCAGCAGCCCGGATCCGGGCGTTGCCTGGCTCACAACGACTCCCCAATGTTTCACCATGCGGAACAGTGGCCGCCATTGTGATACCGAACTCAGGTCGATGGCAAGTGGTCGCTGGCAAGAAGCACGCCGAAACGACTCCGGCCGGCCCTTCGCGGTGAAGGGCCGGCCGGAGACGTCGTCGGGTGGCCTCAGCCGGTGAGCTGGCCGAGCTGGTGAGCGACGCTCATCGTCGCGGTGGCCGTGGACTTGAACCATGCGTCGTCGCAGCGCGACCGGGGGGCGGTCGCCGCGATCGCGCCCCGGACGCGGCCCCGGTTGTCGCGCACGACGGTGGCCACGGCGCTCACGTCGTCCTCGCTCTCGGCCTTGTTCATCGCGTATCCGAGGTGGCGCACCTCGGTGAGGTGCTCGCGCAGCTCGTCCAGGGTGGTGATGGCGCGAGACGTCGCGGCGGGCAGTCGCCCGGTCGGGTAGAGGGCGGCCAGTTCGGCGTCGTTCTTCTCCGCCAGCAGGGCCTTTCCGGCCGCCGTGGCATGGGCGGGCAGGACCCAGCCCATGCGGCTGCCGGTCCGCACGCCCTGGTTGCTCTCGACGCTGTCGAGATAGATCACGTCGGTGCCGCGCAGCGTGGCCAGGTGCGTCGTCTCGTTGGTCAGGTCCCGCAACTGGACGAGCATGCCGTGCGACAAGGCCCGGACGTCGATGTTCTGGACCACCGACAGGCCGATGTCGACGAGGGCCGGTCCCGGCTTGTAGGCGCGGGAGAACTCGTCCTGCTCCACGAAGTCGTGGTGGCTCAGCGTGGCGAGCATGCGGTGGACCGTCGAGCGCGACAGTCCCATGTCCCGAGCCACCTGGTTGACGCGGATCATCTCGTGGTCCTGGAACAGCCGAAGCAGCCGCAGCACGTTGTCGACCGCGCCGATGAGGCCCGCGGGCCGCTCGGAGGTGGAGTCGTCCGGAGACGTGTCGTGGGCGATGACGTCGACCTTTCGTGGCGGTCAGAGCAGATTATCGCGACGAAGTCCAGCCTTGTACTCCGGCGAAGTCGGTAGCAGAATACGGGCCACTGTTCCGTATCGTGACACATGGAGGAGTGAGATGGCTCTCTTCGTCAGCCTTCACCAGGCTCCCGGGCTGTCCGCCGAGGAGATCGCGGGGAACGCGCCCGAGGTCGCCCAGCAGGTGCACGCGAAGTTCCGGAAGCTGTACGTCAACACCGACACCGGCTTCATCGCCTCGGTCTACGAGGCCGACGCGGCCGCGGACGTGGAGCGGGAGTTCGAGCGGGTCGGGTTCCCGTTCGACTCGATCAACGAGATCGA is from Actinomadura rubteroloni and encodes:
- a CDS encoding nickel-binding protein yields the protein MALFVSLHQAPGLSAEEIAGNAPEVAQQVHAKFRKLYVNTDTGFIASVYEADAAADVEREFERVGFPFDSINEIDFTQTAEELVELAGKVSRG
- a CDS encoding IclR family transcriptional regulator → MLRLLRLFQDHEMIRVNQVARDMGLSRSTVHRMLATLSHHDFVEQDEFSRAYKPGPALVDIGLSVVQNIDVRALSHGMLVQLRDLTNETTHLATLRGTDVIYLDSVESNQGVRTGSRMGWVLPAHATAAGKALLAEKNDAELAALYPTGRLPAATSRAITTLDELREHLTEVRHLGYAMNKAESEDDVSAVATVVRDNRGRVRGAIAATAPRSRCDDAWFKSTATATMSVAHQLGQLTG